The Schistocerca nitens isolate TAMUIC-IGC-003100 chromosome 2, iqSchNite1.1, whole genome shotgun sequence nucleotide sequence CCGTCGGTGTGGCCAGCATTTACACCGCCAGAGGGGACGTGGACGGCATATCGCACACGCTAATGCACTTGCTCGAGGTCGTCTCCGGCATGGTCAAGGCGGGGCTCTTCTTCAGCAAGAGGCAGTCCTTTTACCGCCTGGTGCAGGACCTGGATCTGATGGCGTCAGAGGACTGGGACCGCCCCGAGCTGGAGTCCGCACGCCGCTGGGCCCGCCGGATGACCGTGTCGCTGACTGCCTACATCTACACCCTCATCCTGCTGTGGCTGCCGGCGCCGCTGCTGGCCGGCGGCGACCACAAGCTGCTGCCGGTGGTGCAGATCGAGGGAGTGGACTGGTCACTGTGGCCCGGCGCGTACGCCGTGCTCTACGCTCTGCAGTGCTCTGTGCTCCTCACCCAGGTCCCCGTCGTCATCGGACTGGACTGCTTCTTCGTGGCGGCCATGCTGCACGTGGCAGCCCTGCTGCAGCTGCTGGGGCAGCGCGTGTCCgaactgcaggtcatcaatggcagTGTCGCGGACCTGGCTGGCGATGTGGGTCTTAAGAGGCGGCAAGTGCTGTACGCGGAGCTGTGTACCTGCATCGTGAACCATCAGAAGATCACGAAGTAAGTCTGTATGAAGGTCGATTCATAGTTGATGGAAGGGAATAGGATTGGAATGGAAGagcaaaacattccacaatgcatttcaaatggcggcattcgtGCAAATCATGAAGGGACCTAGCCTGCATTGAACTGAATCTCACTGTTAAGATTTCCCAGAATTATAGTTTTGATGTTGACATTAATGAGGGAGCTCTCGCTGTGCTCACTCAtgtaacagtggttcaaatggttcaaatggctctgagcactatgggactcaacatctgtagtcatcagtcccctagaacttagaactacttaaacctaactaacctaaggacatcacacacatccatgcccgaggcaggattcgaacctgcgaccgtagcggtcacgcggttccagactgacgcgcctagaaccgcatggccacaccggccggctgttacagtggtaaatgatgactaactgacaacctcagctaccgacaggtgttgttgttatacctcgatgtggacagctgaaaatgtgtgccccgacagggactcgaacccggtttgATGttttcggggcacacattttcagctgtccacatcgaggtataacaacaacacctgtcggcagctgaggttgtcagttagtcttcatttattccagggaaaagctgcacggtcatcaacagtaactgttctttcgagaacaagttactgtcttcatatatattgtTACAGTGGTGTTTGGAATTTCAGCGACATTCTATTGTCCTATTtattcttttgttgatattcatcttacaatcTATTTTCAAACAGCAGTCAGTTCCGTTAAACTTATCTTGCAAATTCTTTCTTATCTCTAACAGAAC carries:
- the LOC126235643 gene encoding odorant receptor Or2-like, which produces MVQLCAIAYIAVGVASIYTARGDVDGISHTLMHLLEVVSGMVKAGLFFSKRQSFYRLVQDLDLMASEDWDRPELESARRWARRMTVSLTAYIYTLILLWLPAPLLAGGDHKLLPVVQIEGVDWSLWPGAYAVLYALQCSVLLTQVPVVIGLDCFFVAAMLHVAALLQLLGQRVSELQVINGSVADLAGDVGLKRRQVLYAELCTCIVNHQKITKYLRDLEAAMSTMVLVQLSTNMICLCMGLYQQIQIKDALTALQYAMVLPFHSTQIYFYCWTADIITQQGEALSEAAYSSRWVGAGTGFQRALCIVMARAHKPLLITAGHLYPVNTAAFVALMKASYSYYTLLRQLDGD